One Zootoca vivipara chromosome 9, rZooViv1.1, whole genome shotgun sequence DNA window includes the following coding sequences:
- the UTP3 gene encoding something about silencing protein 10 — translation MGKPRRRIPAGLRASQSREEKMEEPEPGAPIVTEEADDFHQRRLEEAVLAALGSEEEEEEKDGEEEVLGLELSEESETEEDGGDEGVDDDEDGGEGEPLDMDSDLEEQRGGSGDPGLPHEFAWGQRKQLYYGTDYGKAAARSKAAKQSQEEAEAEELEEEEEAQAIQKRLVQNLGEDDYGLDLIEAYAAAAEEPGQKESGSKIAKDLQSLSKKEKLKLLKKESPELLELIQDFEAKLTELRDELEPLMQMVKDGVILEGKGSQYLQTKYHLYLNYCCNISFYLVLKAKRIPVHGHPVIERLVSYRNLINDLATVDQKLSPEIHLLLNEFHSSDTGDVEGRKKLMVLAGKPVNKNKPKPVSKLSNGNDPEEPTDDSDLDEEAALNYYKEMEEKIKLKKKRKRGETECVEDLIMEEEAGDQKRGATYQIVKNKGLTPRRKKIDRNPRVKHREKFRRAKIRRKGQVREVRREEQRYGGELSGIRAGVKKSIKLK, via the coding sequence ATGGGGAAGCCACGGCGGAGAATACCCGCGGGCCTGAGGGCCTCGCAGTCGCGGGAGGAAAAGATGGAGGAGCCGGAGCCGGGAGCCCCGATCGTCACGGAGGAGGCAGACGATTTCCACCAGCGGCGTCTGGAGGAGGCAGTGCTGGCGGCGCTGggcagcgaggaggaggaggaggagaaagatggCGAGGAGGAGGTCCTGGGACTAGAGCTCTCTGAGGAGAGTGAGACGGAGGAGGATGGAGGAGATGAGGGCGTGGACGACGACGAGGATGGAGGCGAAGGCGAGCCCCTGGATATGGACAGTGACCTGGAGGAGCAGCGGGGCGGCAGCGGAGACCCTGGCCTCCCCCATGAGTTCGCCTGGGGCCAACGGAAACAGCTCTATTACGGCACTGACTACGGCAAGGCTGCGGCTCGTTCCAAAGCAGCCAAGCAGAGCCAGGAGGAAGCCGAAGCTgaggagctggaggaagaggaggaggcccaAGCCATTCAAAAAAGGCTGGTGCAGAATCTGGGGGAGGATGACTATGGCCTGGACCTGATAGAGGCCTACGCTGCGGCAGCCGAAGAGCCAGGTCAAAAAGAGTCCGGGTCGAAAATTGCCAAGGACTTGCAGTCTCTTTCTAAAAAAGAGAAGTTGAAGCTATTGAAAAAGGAATCCCCGGAGTTGCTGGAGCTGATTCAGGACTTTGAAGCCAAGTTAACTGAGCTCAGAGATGAACTGGAGCCGCTCATGCAAATGGTAAAAGATGGGGTCATCTTAGAGGGAAAGGGCAGCCAGTATTTACAGACCAAATACCATCTTTATTTGAACTATTGCTGCAACATTAGTTTTTACTTGGTGCTGAAAGCAAAAAGGATTCCAGTCCATGGTCACCCCGTCATTGAAAGACTTGTAAgttacagaaatttaataaatgacttGGCTACTGTGGACCAAAAACTGTCACCAGAGATTCATCTGCTGCTTAATGAATTCCATAGTAGTGACACTGGTGATGTGGAAGGTAGGAAGAAGCTTATGGTGCTTGCTGGAAAGCCTGTTAATAAAAACAAACCTAAACCTGTTAGTAAGCTTTCTAATGGTAATGATCCTGAAGAACCTACAGATGATTCAGATTTGGATGAGGAGGCTGCCCTTAATTATTATAAGGAGATGGAAGAAAAGATAAAGCTTAAGAAAAAGAGGAAACGGGGAGAAACAGAATGTGTGGAAGACCTGATTATGGAAGAGGAAGCAGGAGATCAAAAGAGAGGTGCAACATACCAGATTGTCAAGAATAAAGGCCTCACACCCAGAAGGAAAAAGATTGATCGTAACCCAAGAGTCAAGCACCGAGAGAAATTCAGGAGAGCCAAGATTCGTAGGAAGGGGCAGGTTCGTGAGGTCCGAAGAGAAGAACAAAGATACGGAGGCGAACTGTCTGGCATTCGTGCTGGAGTTAAGAAAAGTATTAAGCTTAAGTGA